A stretch of DNA from Pseudomonas sp. HN11:
ACTGCCCGCCGGCCTCGGCCAGGCACCCGCACGCCAGGCTGCGCTGGGTGCCGGGCTGGACAAGGCCACGCGCTGCACTACCCTCAACAAAATGTGCGGCTCGGGCATGCAAGCCGCGATCCTGGCCCATGATTCGCTGCTGGCCGGCAGTGTCGGCGTGGTGATTGCCGGTGGCATGGAAAGCATGTCCAACGCGCCGTACCTGCTGGACCGCGCGCGCAGCGGCTATCGCATGGGCCACGGCAAGGTACTGGATCACATGTTCCTTGACGGCCTGGAGGACGCCTACGACAAAGGTCGCCTGATGGGCACCTTCGCCGAGGACTGCGCCCTGCATAACGGTTTTACCCGCGAGGCCCAGGACGCTTTTGCCATCGCTTCGCTGACCCGTGCGCAAGAGGCGATTACCCATGGCAACTTTGCCGCCGAAATTGTTCCGGTGCAGGTCACTGTGGGCAAAGAGCAGAAAACCATTCTGCATGATGAGCAGCCGCCCAAGGCCAGGCTGGACAAGATCAGCACCCTGAAGCCGGCCTTTCGCGAAGGCGGCACGGTGACGGCGGCCAACTCCAGCTCGATTTCCGACGGTGCGGCGGCGTTGTTGTTGATGCGCCGGTCCGAGGCCGAGAAACGTGGCCTCAAGCCCTTGGCGGTTATTCACGGTCACGCGGCGTTTGCCGATGAGCCGGGCCTATTCCCGGTGGCGCCGGTAGGCGCGATCCGCAAACTGATGACCAAGACCGGCTGGAACCTGAGTGAGGTCGACCTGTTCGAGATCAACGAAGCCTTCGCCGTGGTCAGCCTGGCGACCATGAGCAAGCTGGAAATTCCCCACGCCAAGGTCAATATCCACGGCGGCGCCTGTGCCCTCGGCCATCCGATCGGTGCGTCCGGCGCACGAATCCTGGTGACCCTGCTCTCGGCCCTGCGCCAGAACGGCCTCAAGCGTGGCGTCGCGGCCATCTGCATCGGCGGTGGTGAAGCCACGGCCATGGCCGTCGAATGCCTGTATTAATTAACAGCAGCTGAAAACTTGTGGCTGCTATAGGAATCTGCACCATGCTACCCAATGACGAACACCTGCAAATCAGCGACGCGGCCCGGCAATTTGCCCAGGAGCGCCTGAAACCCTTTGCCGCCGAATGGGACCGCGAACACCGTTTTCCCAAGGAGGCCATCGGTGAAATGGCCGAGCTGGGATTTTTCGGCATGCTGGTGCCGGAACAGTGGGGTGGTTGCGACACTGGCTACCTGGCCTACGCCATGGCGCTGGAAGAAATCGCCGCCGGTGATGGCGCCTGTTCCACCATCATGAGCGTGCACAACTCGGTCGGTTGCGTGCCGATCCTCAAATTCGGCAACGACCAACAGAAAGAGCAGTTCCTCAAACCCCTGGCCAGCGGCGCCATGCTCGGCGCCTTTGCGCTGACTGAACCCCAGGCCGGTTCCGACGCCAGCAGCCTGAAAACCCGCGCACGACTGGACGGTGACCATTACGTATTGAATGGCTGCAAGCAGTTCATCACTTCCGGGCAAAACGCCGGCATTGTGATTGTGTTCGCCGTGACCGATCCGGCTGCGGGCAAACGCGGGATCAGCGCATTTATTGTGCCGACCGACTCGCCGGGCTACAGCGTGGCACGGGTCGAAGACAAACTCGGGCAGCATGCGTCCGATACCTGTCAACTGCTGTTTGAGGACGTCAAGGTGCCGGTCGCCAACCGGCTGGGGGAGGAGGGCGAAGGCTACAAAATCGCCTTGGCCAACCTCGAAGGTGGCCGTGTGGGTATCGCCTCGCAGTCAGTAGGCATGGCCCGCGCGGCATTTGAGGCGGCCCGTGATTATGCGAGGGAACGTGAAAGCTTCGGCAAGTCACTGATTGAGCACCAGGCCGTGGCCTTTCGCTTGGCGGACATGGCCACGCAAATAGCGGTGGCGCGGCAAATGGTGCATTACGCCGCCGCCCTGCGTGACAGTGGCAAGCCCGCACTGGTGGAAGCCTCGATGGCGAAGCTGTTTGCTTCGGAAATGGCCGAGAAAGTCTGTTCGGCCGCCTTGCAAACCTTGGGCGGTTACGGTTACCTGAGCGACTTCCCCCTGGAGCGGATCTACCGCGACGTGCGGGTCTGCCAGATTTACGAAGGCACCAGCGATATCCAGCGCATGGTCATCTCACGCAATCTCTAAGGAGCCGATACATGAGTTACGAAACCATTTTGCTCGACGTCCAGGGCCGCGTCGGGTTGATTACCCTCAATCGCCCGCAAGCCTTGAACGCCCTGAACGCGCAACTGGTCAGTGAATTGAATCAGGCGCTGGATGGCCTGGAAGCCAACCCGGAAATTGGCTGCATCGTGCTGACCGGCTCCAAGAAAGCCTTCGCCGCCGGTGCCGACATCAAGGAAATGGCTGACCTGACCTACCCGCAGATCTACCTTGACGACCTGTTCAGCGACAGCGACCGCGTGGCCAACCGCCGCAAGCCGATCATCGCCGCCGTCAACGGCTTTGCCCTGGGCGGTGGTTGTGAACTGGCACTGATGTGCGACTTCATCCTGGCGGGCGACGGCGCCAAGTTCGGCCAACCGGAAATCAACCTCGGCGTACTGCCGGGCATGGGCGGCACCCAGCGCCTGACCCGCGCCGTGGGCAAGGCCAAGGCCATGGAAATGTGCCTGACCGGGCGCTTTATCGATGCCGTAGAAGCAGAGCGCTGCGGGATTGTCGCGCGTATCGTGCCGGCCGATGATTTGCTGGAAGAAGCGCTGAAAGTCGCCACCCTTATTGCCGGCAAGTCGGTGCCGATCAGTATGATGGTCAAGGAAAGTGTGAACCGCGCGTTTGAAGTGAGTTTGTCGGAAGGCGTGCGCTTTGAGCGCCGGGTGTTCCACGCGGCGTTTGCAACGCAGGATCAGAAGGAAGGCATGGCGGCGTTTGTGGCCAAGCGTGCGCCTGAGTTCAAGGATAAGTGACAGTTGTTAGCCTCAAGCTGCAAGCTGCAAGCTGCAAGCTGCAAGTAAAAGCCAGTTCGCCTTTACTTGCAGCTTGAGACTTGTTGCTAAAGCATATAATGCTTCAGTTCCCTGGCAATCACCATCCGCTGAATTTCACTGGTCCCCTCATAAACCTGCGTGATCCGCGCATCCCGGTAGTAACGCTCCACCGGGTAATCCTCCAAGTACCCATACCCGCCATGAATCTGCATCGCTGACGAGCAGACTTTCTCCGCCATTTCCGAAGCAAACAGCTTGGCCTGGGATGCTTCCGACAAGCAGGGCTTACCGGCGCTGCGCAGTCGCGCGGCGTGCAGGATCAACAAACGCGCGGCGTTCAGTTGGGTTTGCATGTCGGCCAACAGATTGGCCACGCTCTGGTGTTCGATGATGGCCTTGTTGAACTGCACGCGATCACGGGCGTAAGCCAGCGCCGCTTCGAACGCCGCACGGGCGATTCCGAGTGCCTGGGCTGCAATACCAATGCGTCCACCTTCGAGATTGGACAGGGCAATCGCCAGGCCTTTGCCGCGCTCACCCAGGAGGTTGGCTTCGGGTACGCTGCATTGGCTGAGGGTGACGGCGCAGGTATCGGAGGCGCGGATGCCCATCTTGTGCTCGGTGCGATCCACCACAAACCCTGGCGTGGCAGTCGGCACCAGGAACGCCGAGATACCTTTTTTGCCCAGCTCAGGGTCGGTCACGGCAAACACGATAGCCAGCTTGGCGCGCTTGCCGTTACTGACGAACTGCTTGGCACCGGTGATTACCCACTGGCCGTCACGCAGTTCGGCGCGGGTGCGCAGGTTATGGGCTTCGGAGCCGGCCTGGGGTTCGGTCAGGCAGAAGCACCCAATTGCCTGGCCACTGGCGAGATCCGCCAGCCAGGTTTGCTTCTGCGCGTCTGAGCCGTAGTTGAGAATTGGCCCGCAACCCACTGAATTATGAATACTCATCAACGCGCCAGTGGCGCCGTCACCGGCGGAAATCTCTTCCACGGCGAGGGCATAGGCAACGTAATCGACATAGGTGCCGCCCCATTCTTCGGGCACCACCATGCCCAGCAGGCCCAACTCACCCATTTTCGCCACCAGGGCGTCGTCGATCCACCCAGCTTTCTCCCAGGCTTGGGCATGAGGGGCGATTTCACCACGGGCGAAGTCGCGAGCCATGTCGCGGATCATCACTTGTTCTTCAGTATATTCAATATCTTGCATGACTTAGTTCGCAACCTTCTCGAAGTGATGAAAGAAGCTTTCTACATGACTCAGGGCCAAGCCATGCAGGTTGGGTGGGTTCCAGCGCGGGCTCTTGTCCTTGTCGATGATCAGCGCGCGCACGCCCTCGATCAGGTCGCCGCGTTCGAACCATTGGCGGTCCAGGTGCAGTTCCAGAGCAAAGCATTGCTCCAGAGGCAAGCGGCGCCCGCGCCGTAACATTTCGAGGGTGACGGCCATGGCCAGGGGCGAGCGGGTTTGCATCAGGCTGGCGGTGGTCAAGGCCCACTCATGGCTGTCGGCAACAGTGACTTGCTGCAGTTGCTCGACAATGCTGGGTACATCCGGCAGCGCGAAGAAATGGTCAATGGTGGGCCGTAAGGCAGCCAGGGGCGCATCGGGCAGTTGTTGCACAGCCAGCTTGGCGAGCGCGCCTTGCAAGTCTTTGAGTGGCGAGTGGTGCCATTGCAGGCGATCGAGCTTCTGGTCCAACTCGACGAGTTTGTTGCTTTCCAGGTACCAGTCAGCCAGCCCGCAGTAGAGCGCATCGGCCGCACGGATCTGCACCCCGGTAACGCCCAGGTAAATCCCCAGTTCACCGGGGATTCGCGGCAAAAAGTAGCTGCCGCCCACATCAGGGAAGTAACCAATGGCGACCTCCGGCATCGCCAACCGGCTGCGCTCGGTGACGACGCGCAAGTCAGCGCCTTGCACCAGCCCCATGCCTCCACCCAGAACAAACCCATCCATCAATGCCAGTACCGGTTTGCGGTAATGGTGGATCGCCAGGTCCAGCGCATACTCCTCAATGAAAAAGTCCTGGTGCAGGGTGTCGCCGTTCTTGAAGCTGTCGTACAGCGAGCGGATATCGCCACCGGCACAAAAAGCTTTTTCGCCAGCACCGCGCAAGACCACCGCATACACCTGCGGGTCATCTGCCCATGCCTGCAGCTGGGACGCCAGGCTGCGCACCATCTGCAAGGTAATGGCATTCAAGCCGGCCGGGCGATTGAGCGTGAGGTGGCCGATATGGTTGCGGACCTCGGCGAGCACTTCGTCCTGAAGTGTTTCTGCGTGGCGTGCTTCGGATGAAACCTGAGCAGTCATCGATAACTCCCTGCTTTTATTGTTCTTTATCAAGATGTTCGCGGGCGAACCTTCTCGCGATCCTACCAGCGCAAATTTGCCCAGTACAACCTTCAATCATGCAGGTCGTTTTTGCATTTATGCAGGGAGCATGTAACAGACTCAGGGCACGCGACTGGCCAGCACTTCGCCAATACTGCGGCGTCTGGCGTGGGTTTCTGCCGCGTGGATCAGTTCTTCCAGCTCAGTCGGTTCCACATCGTAGAACTGCTCCATTTCCGCCAGCGCCCACTTCAAATCGGCGGCGGTGATGGCGGGGTTTCGCCCGTTCTCTGGGTTATTCAAGATCACCGGCGGAGCTTCGACAGCACCTTTGGGATAACGCGTGCGCGTCGCATTGTTGTAAGCCAGCGCGCACGCCAGCAA
This window harbors:
- a CDS encoding acetyl-CoA C-acyltransferase: MTDPIVIVSAVRTPMGGFQGDLKGLTAPQLGAAAIRAAVERAGIATDAVDEVLFGCVLPAGLGQAPARQAALGAGLDKATRCTTLNKMCGSGMQAAILAHDSLLAGSVGVVIAGGMESMSNAPYLLDRARSGYRMGHGKVLDHMFLDGLEDAYDKGRLMGTFAEDCALHNGFTREAQDAFAIASLTRAQEAITHGNFAAEIVPVQVTVGKEQKTILHDEQPPKARLDKISTLKPAFREGGTVTAANSSSISDGAAALLLMRRSEAEKRGLKPLAVIHGHAAFADEPGLFPVAPVGAIRKLMTKTGWNLSEVDLFEINEAFAVVSLATMSKLEIPHAKVNIHGGACALGHPIGASGARILVTLLSALRQNGLKRGVAAICIGGGEATAMAVECLY
- a CDS encoding acyl-CoA dehydrogenase encodes the protein MLPNDEHLQISDAARQFAQERLKPFAAEWDREHRFPKEAIGEMAELGFFGMLVPEQWGGCDTGYLAYAMALEEIAAGDGACSTIMSVHNSVGCVPILKFGNDQQKEQFLKPLASGAMLGAFALTEPQAGSDASSLKTRARLDGDHYVLNGCKQFITSGQNAGIVIVFAVTDPAAGKRGISAFIVPTDSPGYSVARVEDKLGQHASDTCQLLFEDVKVPVANRLGEEGEGYKIALANLEGGRVGIASQSVGMARAAFEAARDYARERESFGKSLIEHQAVAFRLADMATQIAVARQMVHYAAALRDSGKPALVEASMAKLFASEMAEKVCSAALQTLGGYGYLSDFPLERIYRDVRVCQIYEGTSDIQRMVISRNL
- a CDS encoding enoyl-CoA hydratase, with amino-acid sequence MSYETILLDVQGRVGLITLNRPQALNALNAQLVSELNQALDGLEANPEIGCIVLTGSKKAFAAGADIKEMADLTYPQIYLDDLFSDSDRVANRRKPIIAAVNGFALGGGCELALMCDFILAGDGAKFGQPEINLGVLPGMGGTQRLTRAVGKAKAMEMCLTGRFIDAVEAERCGIVARIVPADDLLEEALKVATLIAGKSVPISMMVKESVNRAFEVSLSEGVRFERRVFHAAFATQDQKEGMAAFVAKRAPEFKDK
- a CDS encoding acyl-CoA dehydrogenase family protein produces the protein MQDIEYTEEQVMIRDMARDFARGEIAPHAQAWEKAGWIDDALVAKMGELGLLGMVVPEEWGGTYVDYVAYALAVEEISAGDGATGALMSIHNSVGCGPILNYGSDAQKQTWLADLASGQAIGCFCLTEPQAGSEAHNLRTRAELRDGQWVITGAKQFVSNGKRAKLAIVFAVTDPELGKKGISAFLVPTATPGFVVDRTEHKMGIRASDTCAVTLSQCSVPEANLLGERGKGLAIALSNLEGGRIGIAAQALGIARAAFEAALAYARDRVQFNKAIIEHQSVANLLADMQTQLNAARLLILHAARLRSAGKPCLSEASQAKLFASEMAEKVCSSAMQIHGGYGYLEDYPVERYYRDARITQVYEGTSEIQRMVIARELKHYML
- a CDS encoding enoyl-CoA hydratase/isomerase family protein, coding for MTAQVSSEARHAETLQDEVLAEVRNHIGHLTLNRPAGLNAITLQMVRSLASQLQAWADDPQVYAVVLRGAGEKAFCAGGDIRSLYDSFKNGDTLHQDFFIEEYALDLAIHHYRKPVLALMDGFVLGGGMGLVQGADLRVVTERSRLAMPEVAIGYFPDVGGSYFLPRIPGELGIYLGVTGVQIRAADALYCGLADWYLESNKLVELDQKLDRLQWHHSPLKDLQGALAKLAVQQLPDAPLAALRPTIDHFFALPDVPSIVEQLQQVTVADSHEWALTTASLMQTRSPLAMAVTLEMLRRGRRLPLEQCFALELHLDRQWFERGDLIEGVRALIIDKDKSPRWNPPNLHGLALSHVESFFHHFEKVAN